The following proteins come from a genomic window of Carassius carassius chromosome 10, fCarCar2.1, whole genome shotgun sequence:
- the LOC132152144 gene encoding mitochondrial glycine transporter B-like isoform X2, protein MEVALAYPALKAFMCGSLSGTCSTLLFQPLDLVKTRLQTQQNNMHPGAPKVGMITVFFNVIRTEKLLGLWKGVTPSFMRCIPGVGIYFSTFYSLKQHFFQDRSPNAGEAVLLGAGARCVAGVAMLPITVIKTRFESGRYNYISVAGALKSVCQNEGPRALYSGLTATLLRDAPFSGIYVMFYSQAKKALPQEISSSSFVPMVNFGCGVVAGILASLATQPADVIKTHMQVSPALYPKTRDAVHHVFTKHGLSGFFQGAVPRSLRRTLMAAMAWTVYEQLMARMGLKS, encoded by the exons ATGGAGGTTGCCCTG GCTTATCCTGCCCTGAAGGCCTTCATGTGCGGCTCTCTCAGCGGCACGTGCTCCACTCTGCTGTTCCAGCCGTTGGATCTGGTGAAGACCAGACTGCAGACCCAGCAGAACAACATGCACCCAGG TGCTCCTAAAGTGGGGATGATTACAGTCTTTTTCAACGTGATCCGCACAGAGAAGCTGCTTGGCCTGTGGAAGGGGGTTACACCG TCGTTCATGCGCTGTATCCCTGGTGTAGGGATCTACTTCAGCACATTTTACTCGCTGAAGCAGCACTTCTTCCAGGATAGGTCTCCGAATGCAGGGGAGGCGGTGTTGCTAGGGGCTGGGGCTCGTTGTGTGGCAGGTGTGGCCATGCTGCCCATCACAGTCATTAAGACTCGTTTTGAA AGTGGGCGGTACAATTACATAAGTGTAGCTGGTGCTCTTAAAAGTGTGTGTCAGAACGAAGGACCGAGGGCGCTTTACTCTGGGCTCACAGCGACTTTACTCAGAGACGCCCCGTTCTCTGGCATCTATGTCATGTTCTACAGCCAGGCCAAAAAGGCTTTGCCACAGG AGATCAGCTCATCCTCCTTTGTTCCAATGGTTAATTTTGGCTGTGGTGTGGTGGCTGGTATTTTGGCATCTCTAGCCACTCAGCCAGCAGATGTGATCAAAACCCACATGCAAGTGAGCCCAGCGTTGTATCCCAAGACCAGGGATGCTGTACATCATGTTTTTACT AAGCATGGCTTGAGCGGGTTCTTTCAAGGAGCAGTTCCTCGTTCTCTGAGGAGAACCCTCATGGCAGCCATGGCCTGGACTGTGTACGAGCAGCTGATGGCACGCATGGGACTGAAGTCCTAA
- the rpsa gene encoding small ribosomal subunit protein uS2 — MSGGLDVLQMKEEDVLKFLAAGTHLGGTNLDFQMEQYVYKRKSDGVYIINLKKTWEKLLLAARAIVAIENPADVCVISSRNTGQRAVLKFASATGATTFAGRFTPGTFTNQIQAAFREPRLLIVTDPRADHQPLTEASYVNIPTIALCNTDSPLRYVDIAIPCNNKGPHSVGLMWWMLAREVLRLRGTISREHPWEVMPDLYFYRDPEEIEKEEQAAAEKAVGKEEFQGEWTAPVPDFNQPEVADWSEGVPVPSVPIQQFPAGIEAPAKAAPAEVFAEDWSAQPATEDWSAAPTAQAGDWGGATADWS, encoded by the exons ATGTCCGGAGGTCTGGATGTCCTTCAGATGAAGGAGGAGGATGTGCTGAAGTTCCTGGCAGCTGGAACTCATCTGGGAGGAACCAACCTGGACTTCCAGATGGAGCAGTACGTCTACAAGAGAAAGAGTGACG GCGTGTACATAATCAACCTTAAGAAGACCTGGGAGAAACTGCTGTTGGCTGCTCGTGCCATTGTTGCCATTGAGAATCCAGCTGATGTTTGCGTTATCTCCTCCAGAAACACTGGCCAG AGAGCTGTGCTCAAGTTCGCCTCTGCAACTGGTGCGACCACCTTCGCTGGTCGTTTCACTCCTGGAACCTTCACCAATCAGATTCAGGCTGCTTTCAGGGAGCCCCGCCTCCTGATCGTGACAGATCCTCGTGCTGACCACCAGCCGCTGACTGAAGCCTCTTACGTCAACATCCCAACCATTGCCCTCTGCAACACAGACTCCCCTCTGAGATACGTCGACATTGCCATCCCATGCAACAACAAG GGTCCCCACTCTGTGGGTTTGATGTGGTGGATGTTGGCTAGAGAAGTGCTGAGGTTGAGGGGCACCATTTCCAGGGAGCACCCATGGGAGGTCATGCCTGATCTGTACTTCTACAGAGATCCTGAGGAG ATTGAGAAGGAAGAGCAGGCTGCAGCTGAGAAGGCTGTTGGTAAGGAGGAGTTCCAGGGTGAATGGACCGCTCCTGTGCCCGACTTCAACCAGCCTGAGGTTGCTGACTGGTCTGAAGGTGTTCCAGTTCCTTCTGTGCCCATCCAGCAGTTTCCAGCTGGCATTGAGG CTCCTGCCAAAGCTGCACCAGCTGAGGTGTTTGCAG AGGACTGGAGCGCTCAGCCTGCGACTGAGGATTGGTCTGCTGCTCCCACTGCTCAGGCCGGAGACTGGGGTGGCGCCACTGCAGACTGGTCTTAA
- the LOC132152144 gene encoding mitochondrial glycine transporter B-like isoform X1: MQEKKDPHPKSASSLGKAYPALKAFMCGSLSGTCSTLLFQPLDLVKTRLQTQQNNMHPGAPKVGMITVFFNVIRTEKLLGLWKGVTPSFMRCIPGVGIYFSTFYSLKQHFFQDRSPNAGEAVLLGAGARCVAGVAMLPITVIKTRFESGRYNYISVAGALKSVCQNEGPRALYSGLTATLLRDAPFSGIYVMFYSQAKKALPQEISSSSFVPMVNFGCGVVAGILASLATQPADVIKTHMQVSPALYPKTRDAVHHVFTKHGLSGFFQGAVPRSLRRTLMAAMAWTVYEQLMARMGLKS; the protein is encoded by the exons atgcAAGAGAAAAAGGACCCTCATCCCAAATCTGCCAGCAGCCTGGGAAAG GCTTATCCTGCCCTGAAGGCCTTCATGTGCGGCTCTCTCAGCGGCACGTGCTCCACTCTGCTGTTCCAGCCGTTGGATCTGGTGAAGACCAGACTGCAGACCCAGCAGAACAACATGCACCCAGG TGCTCCTAAAGTGGGGATGATTACAGTCTTTTTCAACGTGATCCGCACAGAGAAGCTGCTTGGCCTGTGGAAGGGGGTTACACCG TCGTTCATGCGCTGTATCCCTGGTGTAGGGATCTACTTCAGCACATTTTACTCGCTGAAGCAGCACTTCTTCCAGGATAGGTCTCCGAATGCAGGGGAGGCGGTGTTGCTAGGGGCTGGGGCTCGTTGTGTGGCAGGTGTGGCCATGCTGCCCATCACAGTCATTAAGACTCGTTTTGAA AGTGGGCGGTACAATTACATAAGTGTAGCTGGTGCTCTTAAAAGTGTGTGTCAGAACGAAGGACCGAGGGCGCTTTACTCTGGGCTCACAGCGACTTTACTCAGAGACGCCCCGTTCTCTGGCATCTATGTCATGTTCTACAGCCAGGCCAAAAAGGCTTTGCCACAGG AGATCAGCTCATCCTCCTTTGTTCCAATGGTTAATTTTGGCTGTGGTGTGGTGGCTGGTATTTTGGCATCTCTAGCCACTCAGCCAGCAGATGTGATCAAAACCCACATGCAAGTGAGCCCAGCGTTGTATCCCAAGACCAGGGATGCTGTACATCATGTTTTTACT AAGCATGGCTTGAGCGGGTTCTTTCAAGGAGCAGTTCCTCGTTCTCTGAGGAGAACCCTCATGGCAGCCATGGCCTGGACTGTGTACGAGCAGCTGATGGCACGCATGGGACTGAAGTCCTAA